A single genomic interval of Nonomuraea rubra harbors:
- a CDS encoding SgcJ/EcaC family oxidoreductase gives MSEIPASEVADLLAGLAEAWNSGDAAAYAAVFTEDADYITFDGTHTRGREAIESMHRRLFEGPLNGSTMSTGGEYTVKPLADGAVLVVVAGGTAVDGLQRASTVSFTAVRTPGGWRFASFQNTRVAS, from the coding sequence ATGTCCGAGATCCCCGCGTCCGAGGTCGCCGACCTGCTCGCCGGCCTCGCCGAAGCGTGGAACAGCGGCGATGCCGCCGCCTACGCCGCCGTCTTCACCGAGGACGCCGACTACATCACCTTCGACGGCACCCACACCCGCGGACGGGAGGCCATCGAGTCCATGCACCGCCGGCTCTTCGAGGGCCCGCTCAACGGCTCCACCATGTCCACCGGCGGCGAGTACACGGTCAAGCCGCTGGCCGACGGCGCCGTCCTGGTGGTTGTCGCCGGCGGCACCGCGGTGGACGGCCTGCAACGCGCCTCCACCGTCTCCTTCACCGCCGTCCGCACGCCCGGGGGCTGGCGCTTCGCCTCCTTCCAGAACACCCGGGTGGCGTCATGA